A single Oncorhynchus nerka isolate Pitt River linkage group LG10, Oner_Uvic_2.0, whole genome shotgun sequence DNA region contains:
- the LOC115135968 gene encoding malate dehydrogenase, mitochondrial-like produces the protein MFSRIARPTLCIATRSLSTSSQNNAKVAVLGASGGIGQPLSLLLKNSPLVGELSLFDIAHTPGVAADLSHIETRAHVTGYMGPDQLDAALKGCNVVVIPAGVPRKPGMTRDDLFNTNATIVATLADAVARNCPEAMICIIANPVNSTIPITSEVMKKYGVYNPNRVFGVTTLDIVRANAFVAELKGLDPARVNVPVIGGHAGKTIIPLISQATPKVEFPADQLSALTARIQDAGTEVVKAKAGAGSATLSMAYAGARFTFSVLDAMNGKDGVVECAYVRSEETECKYFSTPLLLGKHGIEKNLGLGKLSAFEENLVADAIGELKGSIKKGEDFVANMK, from the exons ATGTTTTCCCGCATTGCAAGACCCACACTTTGCATTGCTACCAGGAGCTTATCCACCTCCTCACAG AACAATGCCAAGGTGGCAGTGTTGGGTGCTTCCGGCGGTATTGGCCAGCCTCTCTCACTGCTCCTGAAGAACAGTCCTCTCGTGGGCGAACTGTCTCTCTTTGACATTGCCCACACACCTGGAGTGGCAGCTGACCTCAGCCACATCGAGACCAGGGCCCACGTCACTG GTTACATGGGTCCAGACCAGTTGGACGCTGCACTGAAAGGCTGCAATGTCGTTGTCATCCCTGCTGGTGTCCCAAGAAAACCTG GCATGACCCGTGATGATCTGTTCAACACTAATGCCACCATCGTGGCCACTCTGGCTGATGCTGTTGCCCGCAACTGCCCCGAAGCCATGATCTGCATCATCGCCAACCCT GTCAACTCTACTATTCCCATCACATCGGAGGTGATGAAAAAGTATGGTGTCTACAACCCCAACAGAGTGTTTGGTGTCACCACATTGGATATCGTCAGAGCCAATGCATTTGTCGCAGAGCTGAAA GGCCTTGACCCAGCACGTGTCAATGTACCAGTGATTGGAGGTCATGCAGGAAAGACTATTATTCCTCTCATCTCACAG GCAACACCCAAAGTGGAGTTCCCAGCCGACCAGCTGTCTGCTCTGACCGCTAGGATCCAGGATGCTGGCACTGAGGTTGTGAAGGCCAAGGCTGGAGCAG GCTCTGCTACGCTGTCCATGGCCTACGCTGGGGCTAGATTCACCTTCTCCGTCCTGGACGCCATGAATGGAAAGGATGGCGTTGTAGAGTGTGCGTACGTAAGGTCAGAAGAGACCGAATGCAAATACttctccacacctctcctcctcggG AAACACGGAATTGAGAAGAACCTTGGCCTGGGCAAGCTGTCAGCCTTTGAGGAGAATCTGGTGGCTGATGCCATTGGTGAGCTGAAGGGCTCCATCAAGAAGGGCGAAGATTTTGTTGCTAACATGAAGTGA